A stretch of the Glycine soja cultivar W05 chromosome 13, ASM419377v2, whole genome shotgun sequence genome encodes the following:
- the LOC114382376 gene encoding annexin D1: MATLKVPQPLPPVADDCEQLRKAFSGWGTNEELIVSILAHRNAAQRKLIRETYAQTYGEDLLKALDKELTSDFERLVHLWTLDSAERDAFLANEATKKWTSSNQVLVEIACTRSSEQLFAARKAYHVLYKKSLEEDVAHHTTGDFRKLILPLVSSYRYEGDEVNLTLAKTEAKLLHEKISNKAYNDDDFIRILATRSRAQINATLNHYKDAFGQDINKDLKADPKDEFLSLLRATVKCLIRPEKYFEKVVRLAINKRGTDEGALTRVVATRAEVDLKNIADEYQRRSSVPLERAIVKDTTGDYEKMLVALLGHDDA; encoded by the exons ATGGCGACACTTAAGGTTCCTCAGCCTCTTCCCCCCGTTGCAGATGATTGTGAGCAGCTCCGAAAAGCCTTCTCAG GTTGGGGAACTAACGAGGAGCTGATTGTATCGATCTTGGCTCATAGGAATGCTGCTCAGAGGAAGCTTATCAGAGAAACTTATGCCCAGACCTATGGAGAAGATCTCCTCAAGGCCTTGGACAAAGAACTCACGAGTGATTTTGAG AGGCTGGTTCATCTTTGGACACTTGATTCTGCTGAACGTGATGCATTTTTGGCAAACGAGGCGACTAAAAAATGGACTTCAAGCAATCAGGTTCTGGTGGAAATAGCCTGCACTAGGTCCTCTGAACAATTGTTTGCTGCGAGGAAGGCTTACCATGTTCTTTATAAGAAGTCTCTGGAGGAGGATGTTGCTCATCACACAACAGGAGACTTCCGTAAG CTCATACTACCTCTGGTTAGTTCTTATCGATATGAAGGAGATGAGGTCAACTTGACCCTGGCAAAAACTGAGGCAAAATTGCTGCATGAGAAGATTTCAAACAAGGCTTATAATGATGACGACTTCATCAGGATTTTGGCCACAAGGAGCAGAGCACAGATTAATGCTACTTTGAATCACTACAAAGATGCATTTGGACAAGATATCAACAAG GACCTGAAGGCTGATCCAAAGGACGAGTTCCTGTCTTTACTAAGAGCAACTGTGAAGTGCTTGATCCGTCCCGAGAAGTACTTCGAGAAGGTTGTTCGCTTGGCGATCAACAAGCGAGGAACCGATGAAGGAGCCCTTACAAGAGTGGTGGCCACAAGGGCTGAGGTTGATTTGAAAAACATAGCAGATGAGTATCAAAGGAGGAGCAGTGTCCCTCTTGAACGTGCTATTGTTAAGGACACCACCGGTGACTATGAGAAAATGCTTGTGGCGCTTTTAGGACATGATGATGCTTGA